TTTCATTCTGTGAAGGCAAGTATTAATGATTGATATACTCTTTTTTTATGCAATTAATAAAGCCACCAAGTGCAGCTTTTATTATAGAACGCTGAAAtggcaggcttttatttttaaaatatctgACCGGAAGTTCAGTTTCAACATGGCGGAGGACGCAGACGGAAGTGAATATTTTGTGAGAGAAATTGAGAAAAATGACGGCTGTGTTTTAAGAGTAAAACAGTGCTACTTGGGAGACGTAGGCTGTGTGGTCTGGGATGCAGCTATAGTACTAGCTAAATATTTAGAGACGAAGCAGTTTCACGATCCGCCCTCAGGAGTCAACACGTGGGCTGACAGGAGGGTGGTGGAGCTGGGCGCTGGGACGGGAGTTGTTGGTCTGATGGCAGCAACACTGGGGTGAGATCAGTGGCCCATGCTAAGTTGACGTAATCATGTAATATGCACATTACTTGTCCACACTTAAAGTAACAATGGGGAGAAGCAGAACGATTTCAACATTCCACAATGTTTACCGTAGAGCTCAAGTCACTGTGACGGACCTGGAGGATTTGCAGCCGCTCCTCAGAGTGAACATCCAGGAAAACCAGGCACTTATAAGCAGTGGATCTATAGCTGCCAAGGTACTAAAATGGTTTGTACATAAAGttcttatattttatattgGTATTGTTGTTATAGGCAGATGAAGCTGGATGTACGAGTCATTGATACACAGTTACAATATGATGCGACAAAAtgacagtttgttttttgtgttctaAAGGGGCGAGGATGTGTCTGAGTTCTTGCCTCCTCCACATTTTGTTCTAATGGCAGATTGCATCTATTATGAGCAGGTATTTTACTCTTGCTGTCAGTTTCTAAGCATGATGTCATTACTATTATGGCCTTtgtcaaaacagaaaaatggTATAGTATTTCTGATAATGCATTATCACACATTTCCACACAGTCAATTGTTCCACTGGTGGAGAGCTTGAAGCTACTTTCTGGTCCAGAGACCTGCATCATTTGCTGCTATGAACAGCGAACTGAAGGCATCAACCCAAAAGTGGAAAAGCGTTTTTTTGAGGTTAGAAGCAGTTGTTCTACTTGCATTTACTTGTCATTTGTCGTCCACTGACTCACTAAGTTATTGTATCTTTTAAGTTGCTGCAGCAAAGCTTTAACTGTGAAGAGGTTCCAACAGACAAACATGACCCAGAGTTTCAAAGTCCAGACATCCACATCATTCACATCCGGAAGAAAGCTTTTGTATGATCAGATTATCTTATTGCTGTAATTATGTAGAAAACTCAATGTATCAATGTTTCTtcacttttacatttaaaaaaataatatttgtcTAGCATGTTACTGAATACTGGTCAATCATTGGAGTAAAACAATgtgtaaaaattaaaatgtgtgatgttaaagctaaatattttgaaatgttGTGAATATAAGTAGTATTTATTTCTGATATTATGAAAAGACCTGCAAGCATATAGTTTACTGCAAGAGtccactgtgtttctgctgcacttTGAGATAATGACATATTCATTTAACACAGGTGTCAGAGTTGATTTTACTGGCAAGTGAGGATTTCCTGTTGTGATGGATTTGACGTCTTCATTCAGACATTGCACATTTAAAACACTAGAGGGCAACAGTAGCTCAAAATCCGCCGAACTGTTAACTGTGTGCACACTTTTAGTCTATTCATTACAACTACAATTTCATTATTGAACCCAGGGGTAAGCCTGTTATCTCAGATGTGAACATTAGGGTGTGGTGTTAATGTTGAAATTATAAAGTCATGGTTAAAATGTCCACTCTTTTACTTCATTGTGAAAATGCCAGTGTTTGTCACTCATGCGAGGGGGAATTCCACCCCAAGCCTCCGATTAGCAGGAAGATTACAGCTCTTTATCAGGCATAAACCATGAGGTACGCCACACACTCCCACAGGCATGCAGGGGCCCCTCAGCCTTTCATGCAACGCTTTGtttacacagaggagctggCTTGTTGTAAGCACGGTCTACTTCAGTgatcaaactaaataaaaacgTTGATGGGATGAGTTTAACCCTGAAGCTTCTATTCAGTACTCAAATCACTTTGTAGGAGAATACAATGGAGTTTGAGTCTGAGCATTATTCATAATATGCTCCTCTTGCTGCCTCTTCCAGGCGCAGGAGTGCAAAGCTTGCGTGAAATCTGCTGATATTGCACAGCAGGAACATCTGTGATGCCACAGTCCCTCAGACCCGTGAATATTTCAGAATTAATGGAATTTTTTTATGTGAGTAGGAGAGAACATCTCTTTAAAATCCAAATTTCAGGGTTTTGCTTTGTGTACAGAAAACGGAAATGCTCTTATCAACCAGTATCTTCACAGTTATGGTACAATGTACCATCTGTGTAGTGTGGTTACAGGTGTTGCCTTCAATCATTTTTTAACAACCTGACCTTTCACCTTTGAAGGCCTCCGTTTATGATAATGTCTGTCTCAGGAGTAAAAGAGTGACATTAACTACCTTTTCTACAGTTAATATAAATAATCACGGCGGCTCATTTACGATAATAGCCCCTTGTTGCACTGCTCAGCCCTCTCACTGATGCCTGGGGCAGTTGGACGCCTAAATCAGAACCTGATGGCTGGTCTGGTTTCGGCCAGAATATGTCCAACTAATTAATTTCACTCACAGCTGGTATTAAATCCATGGCCCACAAAGGGGTTATTGGGTGGATTAGAGGGGAGATCCACAATGTCTGCATGTCAGCCCCCGCCCCTTTAGTCTGCCCAACCACTCAGATGATTTAGAATctatttccagtgtgtgtgttgctttcctTAAATGCCTAACTAGGATGGCAGTTCAGGGGAATGCGGGGAGGTTCACAGTGAATCAGGACTGTTCACATTGAAGCAGTGAAGCCACTGTGCTCTGTTATCATATGACATATTACGGTTTGTTCTGGTGACAGTAAACATTCATTATGTGATACATGTGGTGCATGCACCAAGACAGAGCATGTTCTGCCAATAGATGGTGCTATTAGTGGAAATAGCTCGGTTGAAAGCCTGCAGGAATACAGGAAATAGGTAGAAGCTAGGGAGACCTTTCCTCCACTTCTACCTATAAAACTCAAGACATGTGCACAGTGTCGCATTCCCCCGGTCCTTCAAACCAGATGGATGGAGAAGGGCCTGACTCCAGCAGCCAGTGTGGTGTCCTCACTCTGCTGCATCACCGCCAAGTGACACAGAGGATCCTTTGTGTCACCATCATCACGCTGCCTGGAGCCAAGAGACACTGTTCCAGAAAGGAAGACTAATTTTCTCACTAACCATCAGGGAGTGGCTCAAGAATAGACATCAAACTGGGCTGATTAAGAGAAAAAAGAACGGCTGCAGATGTGTGACTCCTATCGTGGTTCCACATACACAGGTCCCTGTTCTTCCTTTCTCACGACGAACTAAACCTGCTGAACTTTAAGCTCCAGAGAAGAATCAGAGCGGCCAGAGCACGTTGTACGACTGCCGTGTGCATTTTCAAACGAGACACAGCAGCGCTGATGGTTGGAGGCCTGACCGGACAACCAGCTTTTAGACACAATGGCGACTCCAGCGCCtgcagggagcgggaggagggcgGGGTGCTGTTAAGACAGCTGTGCTGCAGTTGAGAGGGGACACAAACCTTACTCTGTGGGAATGTCGTACACTTGCCCCCTTTTTCCATTCCAGTTCCTACAGTCAAATCCAAACTAGCATATCAGTAACTTTGCTTAAAATGCCTCTTTCCTTCTGGACCTTTGACctgtatttgttgttgtgatCGGTGTGTTTGTCCCCATTGGGATGTGTGGAGTCTTTGAATGGAGGGGGAAACACGTGTGAAGCGTTTCCCTGAGTCATTACCTCTCAGCTGTCTGATTCTGGTCTGCGTGTGTGACTCGCCACAGATCTGAGATCTCCCAACTGTTGTCTCATCCAAACGAACTGTCACTCCCAACAGCGAGCCGTCTGTAATTACAGCGACGCTGTCAGACGCACAGACGTAGTCATTCATGCAGCGTGACAGTGTGGTGCAAAGCTGCTCAAGGCAGCCTCTGAGGCTGCTTTGTGTGGATCTTCATCATCCTGTCAGTGAGTGGAAGCTGTAAGTGAATccatgtggctgctgctgctgctggatgcggCTCCCGTCCACCTTGTTTCACACTTTGATGTTACAAAGCGCCCGTTGGCGATTTGGCGATTTGCTGGGGAGCGATGAGGATGTGGCACAAAGCCAAATTACAGATGCCGCGTGTCAGATGTCAGGGCTCTGCGCATTAGAACACTGAGCTGTGGCCACAAAATGATTTCACTCAGCCTCAAAACAGATGCACATATTGTTTCTTGCTTTGAGCCAAGACACCACATGCTGCAGCACAGCGCCTGCCCCTCCTCTCCTGAACTGTGGCAGCGCTAACATCTGAAGACAAGATGCTTAATAGTCACCCATGAACCTCGTCGCTCCCTGTGTGTTACAGCTGGAATAACACCTCATACAACTCCAGGGACAAGCTGGTTCACACGCATTTGCAATGGACAGAACAGAATGTGGACCTATTGCGGGTTTTTTCATAATGGAATCCAAACAGAAGCCCTGAGGCTGGGAATTATAATAGGACGTAGATTAAAGTAGGATAACAAGCGTGATTGTAGGACGGTGAAACTGGGTAATCGTAGCTGTGAACTGTGCAGTTAATGCTGGTCTGATGCtgcatttatcatttaaaacTAAAGCGACATGTATCATGTGTTGTGATATCTCAATTTGTCGTGTGACCACAGTAACGTTCAGGTGCAGATATGAATGGAATGTGTTTTGGGCCCATGCCACTTCACAGCCTGACATTTTCCACCTTGTTTCGCTGCACCTGCGCCGCAGCGCGACCTCTACGGAGCCGCGACGCGACCTCTGCGGAGCCGCGGCGATTTTTAagattgtttattgtttattgtgaaaACAAGCTGGAGTCGtacacagagcacacacagcaacaggccagtgtttgtgttttagtgttAACCTTGGCAGGAAACATGTAACAGCCTCCTGCCACTTCCGGACCTGGTTTAAAGTGAACTCTGTGTGAGTTCATTATTAACAGCTCAGCCCTCGACCGGCCGTTTCTGAGGCAAACACGCAGTTTTACTGTCCTTGAGGATAAGCAGCCGCTGAGTCAAGCTGCGTGAGCTGTGTGTTCACTGCTACGATCCGGCCGATGAATGGGCCGCTCTAATGATGGTGTTTGCCTGTGTGCACAACAATATGTGTGTGGGCATGCATCACAAATCCCACAGTGATTATTCAGCTGGGTGTGGCTGCTGAACTGTACAGTAGGCAGCATTAGGCCAACAGTGACTATATGACAACCCACAGGCAGACATTAGCCTTATCTCCCAGCTTAGTGCACAAGTGTGACTTTGTTTGTGAGTTAAGAGGAAGTAAAGACGAGTGAGGAAGACGAACTACAGCTCCGTTAACCACAGGCCCAGTTCAGGAGCGGTGCCTCTCCCCATAACCTTAAGTGTGAAAGATAAGCATCATCCATCTGCCTCAGGTAAACGTCCCTCTGCTTCCAGGCAACCTTTCCTGACCTCCCCACATTGTAGGTGTGAGGAATATCAGCAGAAAACATCTTTACAGACGAGGGGTCATAAAAACTTGCTCGTggtctctgtcctcaccccagAGGTCCGTGTTTCCAATCAAGCTGTGAGGATCAAGGGACTGTAATGAAGTGCTTAGAGCCAAAGTGGCCATTATAACCTAATTAAACTGCCATCAGTGTCTAACAAAGGCCCTCGACTGCAGCGTGAAGCCAGAATTTACAAACAAGCGTGGGAATGTTCTCGACGGGCAGCGTTAGCGTTGATGGTGTCaatgaataacatttcaaaTCACGGCTCACGGCTGCTCGAGGTGCGTGGGTTGAGCACAACACAGCAGCCGAGTCATGTGTCACCTGACCCATCAGACGGAAACCTCTGTGGTGCTTAAGCAAACATCCTGCGGCCTCTAAAGCTACTTGCTAAGTAGCAGATTTTCCACACGCCACGATTAAAGAGCAGAAATGCCGGCGGACGCAGACGCGTGGACGCAAGAATGCAGCGTCCGGAACGGCTGCAAACGCGCTGCTTGTGCTGTATGTTTGTCAGAAAAAAGGGGCAAAAGGCATGTAGTCTGCAGGTTGGATGTTCAAGCAGGGGACAAGTCCCCGGGAATCTGTGGAGTCACACTGACTAATCTCTTGTAGTCCCATAcacaccagtcagaccattTGTCGTCATCAGTGGCGTCTTTGTCAGGAGTGAAATCTTAATCAGCTTTCATGGGAACTAATACATCCTTCTGCTCTGACTGTCTGACACATTTAGGGACCAGGCTCATTTTTATCAAGTGCTTAATACATAAACCTTCAGAAGTATCTGCTCATTACACATTTATTAGGATCACAATTGAGTGTAAAATGTCTGTTTAAGTTGAGCTAATTGCAACCATCCGAGGCTTAAATGCAAACCCAGCGTCACACAGCTCTACACACAATGTATTTTCAGTATGAACTTCCCAGAGTAAAAGCTGACGCGTCTAACGTCACACCCAACCAAAGGAACGCTAAGCAGTGCTGCTCACAGccaacataaaacattaaagaACTCATGCTTCAGCTGTTTGTCGCTGCTGCCCCTTGAACTTCAAATGATCATGTGGCTCGTTTGTTGTTCCACAGAGGCCAGCAgttggacttcctgttttctacATTTTCCAATTTACAAGCAGGGGAAATGAGGCTAGCTATGCAATTTGACTGTGGACATGAGGCCTTTCTGGTGAGTCTGCCCCGTAGCGCTAACGTCCAGGAGTCTTAACGGCACATAGTTTGATGTGAGTGTTGTTAAACCTTCCCTGCAGATAAACAGACTTCAAGTGCTACTCAAACATAACTTTGTTTTTTatcacttaaaaaaaacaggcgTACCAGACTTAAAATCACTTTTTTTAATAAGACATTACAATGACATTGTTCTGTACATGGATCCCCCAGTCAAAATAGGAGTAAGAGCTGCACCACAAGATGTCTTTCAACATTTCACCAGTAAACAGCTCCCTCTGACTGTCAAACAGATGGACTCTGATGTAGGGTTACTGTACTTTCGTACTCATGCTACAGATATAGGCTATCATATAAGGTCCCAATACTGAGACTAATCAACTGGTTTCAGATTGAGAGCTCAGAGCTGAATGACATTCCTTTGGAGATAGAGTCAACAGACTACGTTACCCAAAATTAAAAACGCATCCCAACAAGCATGTGTTACTGGAGGCCTATTTGTTGAATATTGAACACAATTAAGTATCGAGACATGACACAAAAGGTCATTTGGTTAATTATAGCCCACATAAGGGGATTGGGGGAATCATCATCTTTCTCTGTGGTCAAGACTGACAATAAAATGTTTCTTGtactttttttcatttctgcagTCGATACCATTGAGAAGAAACACTTCGCATCACAGTACTGTGTTAAAATGTCCAGGTCCTTCCAAGTAGGCTACATGACAGAGACGCCCTCTTAGAGGAAAAAAATCCAAGTTCAAtgcaacagagacagaaaaacctTGAAACAAGCTTCAATCCAAGTATGAAGATAAAAACTTCAGCTTCATTAGAAAAATTatacaaaacaggaaaaagaacagGCAAAGGTGGTGATCTCTGTGGCTTAGGACCAATTAATTCAATATTCATCAAGCACGCCCCAAAATAAAGCATGTGACCTAGGCCTGCTACAGAGTACAAGCAAACTGTAAGCCAGCAAACCCAGTTAAAGATAAATTAGTCATAGGGTAAACGtagtattaaaaataaatgggatAATCGGCTTTTTTTCCAACCATACTCATTTTGAGAAGTTATCCATTACTTGCAACTTTATTATAGTATGACCTAAAACAGTCAGCACTCAATCATTAAGATTTGTAATTTGAGGTTAGCCATGTCAAGCCTTCATACAGTCCATCACCTGTGGTCGCACAGGAGGGCTGAACATACCAATTCCTATCTCTGATGCGGGTCAATCCCAGCTTCTCTTGGATCTCGTGCGGCTTCATGGCGTCCGGGAGGTCTTGCTTATTGGCGAATATTAAGATGATGGCATCCCTCATCTCTCGGTCATTGATGATGCGGTGGAGTTCCTGCCTCGCCTCGTCGATGCGATCCCGGTCGGCGCAATCCACCACGAAAATTAACCCCTGGGTGCCCGTGTAGTAGTGTCGCCACAGAGGGCGAATCTTATCCTGGCCTCCAACATCCCACACGTTGAACTTGACGTTTTTGTAGGTGACAGTTTCCACATTGAAGCCGACTGTCGGGATGGTGGTGACAGACTGTCCGAGTTTCAGCTTGTAAAGGATCGTCGTCTTCCCAGCGGCATCAAGTCCAAGCATCAGTATTCTCATCTCCTTGTTGCCAAATATTTTTGAGAGCATTTTCCCCATTTTGGACTCTTGTGCATAAATTCTCTGTTCCACGCGAGAAAATGTCTGTTACAGTGGCGATGATTACTCACTTTGACTACAAATTCGCTTTTCTTATGGCTTTACTTGTGAAAGCATGACTCAGTGTAGCGCATGAGGAAAAAGTCTAAATGGACGCATTAATATGCAACAAACAGCACTAAGTGAGTTATAGTTCAGAGTCTGTGTGTCAGAACCTCGTGACGTACAGGGGCATTTATGTTCTGGGTAACACGGTTTTCTAGGCCTATGCACAACATGGCACTGTTACACTAACAacttggcagcagctgctgcaggacctgcaTGGTGTCAGCATATGCTGGGAGacaaatgaaagagaaaatgcagcagAGAGCGGACGCGGTGCGTGGAAGGCCCGAAAACGCGCCTTCGGAGTTCCCTGTGGGGTTTGTGTCAGCCAGTCCTCCTCGCCGGCTGCGCCCTTGTTCTCTTCACCGCTACCGGAGCAGAAAAGCAGCTTTCTGCGGCTATTCCATCAAGTGTTCCGAGGGTAACTTCGCCGCGCTGGAAGAGAGCAACTCGAAAAAAAACCCTTCGGTGACTCAGCAACACGCGTATCCACTCACGAAACTCAACTTCTTGTCCGCCTGCAAAGAGATTTAGGAGGAGGGTCAGACATGCCAAATTAGCAAGCTAGCGCTCATGGCTGCTAAAGACGGCTAGTAGGCTAGCATTAGCTCGTTTGTTGCATAGTAAGCTAGCTGTTAGCCTGTAGCTATCAAGCTAACGGTAGTTAGCTGTTGCAAACTAATCATTCGTATGACTAAAACGAGTGGAACAATGACACATTGTTTGGCCCAACTCCTCCGGGAATGAACGGTCAATCCAAACATAAGTTCGGTACCTGCTAACTCTTCCCCCCGTCTCGTCAAAGCCAGCCAGCTCTCGCCTTTCTCCCTTAAGCCGAGCGGATCGCGGCGCTGCTACACCGGAAAGGTGTGGAGCTGCATTAACCGCCACTTCCTCCCGTCGGCTCC
Above is a window of Betta splendens chromosome 22, fBetSpl5.4, whole genome shotgun sequence DNA encoding:
- the vcpkmt gene encoding protein-lysine methyltransferase METTL21D, with amino-acid sequence MAEDADGSEYFVREIEKNDGCVLRVKQCYLGDVGCVVWDAAIVLAKYLETKQFHDPPSGVNTWADRRVVELGAGTGVVGLMAATLGAQVTVTDLEDLQPLLRVNIQENQALISSGSIAAKVLKWGEDVSEFLPPPHFVLMADCIYYEQSIVPLVESLKLLSGPETCIICCYEQRTEGINPKVEKRFFELLQQSFNCEEVPTDKHDPEFQSPDIHIIHIRKKAFV
- the arf6b gene encoding ADP-ribosylation factor 6b; translated protein: MGKMLSKIFGNKEMRILMLGLDAAGKTTILYKLKLGQSVTTIPTVGFNVETVTYKNVKFNVWDVGGQDKIRPLWRHYYTGTQGLIFVVDCADRDRIDEARQELHRIINDREMRDAIILIFANKQDLPDAMKPHEIQEKLGLTRIRDRNWYVQPSCATTGDGLYEGLTWLTSNYKS